Proteins from a genomic interval of Salinarchaeum sp. Harcht-Bsk1:
- a CDS encoding adenosylhomocysteinase, producing the protein MTAYPPIREQLAESGDDPAPDEAVESGERKLEWARQHMPILAELREDVRANQPFAGQTIGMAMHVEASTGVLVELLALGGAEVAVTGCNPLSTHDDVSAALDAIDGISSYARRGVDDEEYYAAIEAVLAHEPTITVDDGMDMVAAVHEDYPELIETIVGGAEETTTGVHRLRAMADDGALDYPVFAVNDTPMKRLFDNVHGTGESSLANIAMTTNLSFAGKTVVVAGYGYCGKGVAKKAAGQNADVIVTEVEPRRALEAHMEGYDVMPMAEAAAEGDVFVTATGNRDVITAESFEAMDDGVVLANAGHFDVEIDLEGLEDMAVDTYEARDGVQAYEMADGRRINVLAEGRLVNLAAPNAQGHPIEVMDQSFGIQAVVVRELVENGDSYDAGVHDVPDELDEEVAEIKLAAEGVELDAISEAQADYMGSWDHGT; encoded by the coding sequence ATGACCGCGTATCCGCCGATCCGAGAGCAACTCGCCGAATCCGGCGACGACCCTGCGCCGGACGAGGCCGTCGAATCGGGCGAGCGAAAGCTCGAGTGGGCCCGCCAGCACATGCCGATCCTCGCCGAACTCCGCGAGGACGTCCGGGCGAACCAGCCCTTCGCCGGCCAGACCATCGGGATGGCGATGCACGTCGAGGCCTCGACGGGCGTCCTCGTCGAACTGCTCGCGCTGGGCGGCGCCGAGGTCGCCGTCACCGGCTGTAACCCGCTCTCGACCCACGACGACGTCTCCGCCGCGCTCGACGCCATCGACGGGATCAGCAGCTACGCCCGCCGCGGCGTCGACGACGAGGAGTACTACGCTGCGATCGAGGCCGTGCTCGCCCACGAGCCGACGATCACCGTCGACGACGGGATGGACATGGTCGCGGCCGTCCACGAGGACTACCCCGAACTGATCGAGACCATCGTCGGTGGCGCGGAGGAGACGACCACCGGCGTCCACCGCCTCCGCGCGATGGCCGACGACGGCGCGCTCGACTACCCCGTCTTCGCCGTCAACGACACGCCGATGAAGCGCCTCTTCGACAACGTCCACGGCACGGGCGAGTCCTCGCTGGCCAACATCGCGATGACGACGAACCTTTCCTTCGCGGGCAAGACGGTCGTCGTCGCCGGCTACGGCTACTGCGGCAAGGGCGTCGCGAAGAAGGCCGCCGGGCAGAACGCCGACGTGATCGTCACCGAGGTCGAGCCCCGCCGTGCCCTGGAGGCGCACATGGAGGGCTACGACGTCATGCCGATGGCCGAGGCCGCCGCGGAGGGCGACGTGTTCGTCACCGCGACCGGGAACCGCGACGTGATCACCGCCGAGTCCTTCGAGGCGATGGACGACGGCGTCGTGCTCGCCAACGCCGGCCACTTCGACGTCGAGATCGACCTCGAGGGCCTCGAGGACATGGCCGTCGACACCTACGAGGCTCGCGACGGCGTCCAGGCCTACGAGATGGCCGATGGCCGCCGGATCAACGTCCTGGCGGAGGGCCGCCTCGTCAACCTGGCCGCGCCCAACGCCCAGGGCCATCCGATCGAGGTCATGGACCAGAGCTTCGGCATCCAGGCCGTCGTCGTCCGCGAACTGGTGGAGAACGGTGATTCCTACGACGCCGGCGTCCACGACGTCCCCGACGAACTCGATGAGGAAGTCGCGGAGATCAAGCTGGCTGCCGAAGGAGTGGAGCTGGACGCGATTTCGGAGGCGCAGGCCGACTACATGGGCTCCTGGGACCACGGAACGTAG
- a CDS encoding alpha/beta fold hydrolase: MDPEEPEPLPEGWTEGTVRSNGIDVHYTRTNDGTSDDPPFVICHGVFDDGPCRTPLAREFADEFDVVLVDARGHGRSDAPAEGYAMAERVADLGGVIEALELADPILFGHSMGGDTVAATAAAHPDLPRAVVMEDPAGMLAHEESPEELAAWASDRIEFWHGHSKAELLDADEEISSYVADGRAELARRLADARLRVSARISAVFASGWVDTGETYSEIRVPTLILKADGDDAERERNREHASHLPDVELVHVDGTGHTVFRDDRETATKELRAFLDGLVE; this comes from the coding sequence ATGGATCCCGAGGAACCCGAGCCACTCCCCGAGGGCTGGACCGAAGGTACGGTCCGGAGCAACGGCATCGACGTGCACTACACGCGGACGAACGACGGGACGAGTGACGATCCGCCGTTCGTGATCTGCCACGGCGTCTTCGACGACGGCCCCTGCCGGACGCCGCTGGCCAGGGAATTCGCCGACGAGTTCGACGTGGTGCTCGTGGACGCCCGTGGCCACGGCCGCTCGGACGCGCCGGCGGAGGGGTACGCGATGGCCGAGCGCGTCGCGGACCTCGGAGGCGTGATCGAGGCGTTGGAGCTTGCGGACCCGATCCTGTTCGGCCACTCGATGGGCGGAGATACGGTCGCGGCGACGGCAGCGGCCCACCCCGATCTGCCGCGGGCGGTCGTCATGGAGGATCCCGCGGGGATGCTCGCCCACGAGGAGAGTCCGGAAGAACTGGCCGCGTGGGCCAGCGATCGGATCGAATTCTGGCACGGCCACTCGAAGGCGGAGCTGCTCGATGCGGACGAGGAGATCAGCAGCTACGTCGCCGACGGGCGTGCGGAGTTGGCGCGGCGCCTCGCAGACGCACGGCTCCGCGTGAGCGCCCGTATTTCGGCGGTGTTCGCGAGTGGTTGGGTGGATACCGGCGAAACATACTCCGAGATTCGGGTGCCGACGCTGATCCTGAAGGCGGATGGGGACGACGCCGAACGGGAGCGCAATCGCGAGCACGCGAGTCACCTCCCCGACGTCGAACTGGTCCACGTCGACGGGACGGGTCACACCGTGTTCCGTGACGATCGGGAGACGGCCACCAAAGAGCTGCGAGCGTTTCTCGACGGACTCGTGGAGTGA
- a CDS encoding bifunctional 2-polyprenyl-6-hydroxyphenol methylase/3-demethylubiquinol 3-O-methyltransferase UbiG: MSEILAYYDDLAEFYTEIARFPLRQHVVWPATRSLLGDVAGERLLDAGCGTGEHSADLAEEGANVVGLDASEGMLETAREQFGDRQFGGAGADSLAFERANLLDGLPFEDGCFGVVCCQMVLSHVRELGPVLDALVSALLDAGFAIDGIEEPAPDEVFRERWPDAYESYVQRPPDVLCLRGRTPRE; this comes from the coding sequence ATGAGCGAGATCCTCGCCTACTACGACGACCTCGCCGAGTTCTACACCGAGATCGCGAGATTTCCGCTTCGCCAGCACGTCGTCTGGCCGGCGACGCGGTCGCTGCTGGGCGACGTCGCGGGAGAGCGACTCCTCGACGCCGGCTGTGGCACCGGCGAGCATTCCGCCGATTTGGCGGAGGAAGGCGCCAACGTCGTCGGCCTCGACGCCAGCGAGGGGATGCTCGAGACCGCGCGCGAGCAGTTCGGCGACCGACAGTTCGGCGGCGCCGGCGCCGACTCGCTCGCCTTCGAGCGAGCGAATTTGCTGGATGGCCTTCCCTTCGAGGACGGGTGCTTCGGCGTCGTCTGCTGTCAGATGGTGCTCTCCCACGTTCGGGAACTCGGTCCGGTGCTCGACGCGCTGGTCTCGGCGCTACTCGACGCCGGGTTCGCGATCGACGGCATCGAGGAACCAGCCCCCGACGAGGTATTCCGGGAGCGGTGGCCGGACGCGTACGAGTCCTACGTACAGCGGCCGCCTGACGTGCTCTGTTTGCGCGGTCGAACGCCACGGGAGTAG
- the glyA gene encoding serine hydroxymethyltransferase has translation MRFYRHSVDRVVSDVIGLMTGDPDGSSMRDPSPESDRASECAADRTASALADADPDVASIVGEERRRQESTLSLIASENCASRAVMAAQGSCLTNKYAEGEPGDRYYAGCEHVDDLERLATRRAEELFDVAHANVQPHAGTQANVAAYEALLEPGDRICSLGIGDGGHLSHGHPATLVGSHYDVATYDVDPETGYLDYDAVEATVRDTDPDLVVAGYSAYPRTVDWERFREIADAVDAWLLADIAHLTGLIAADEYPSPVGVADVVTGSTHKTIRAGRGGIVMTDDDSLADDLDAAVFPGVQGGPLVHNMAGKAVGFGEALRGEFEGYAERVLDTADALAERLQKRGYALVSEGTDCHFALVDLRPTDPDLPGTAAEDALERAGLVVSRSAVPGDERPTHVGSGIRLGTPALVSRGLGVPEVRQVADWIADVLDAPENEAVIAGTRAKVRECCLEHPIYDDGWTPATSAASVEGPSDGLDDAPEADR, from the coding sequence ATGCGGTTCTATCGTCACAGTGTCGATCGGGTCGTTTCCGACGTGATCGGACTGATGACCGGCGATCCAGACGGTTCGAGTATGCGGGACCCTTCCCCCGAATCCGACCGTGCCTCCGAGTGCGCCGCAGACCGCACCGCCTCGGCACTCGCGGACGCCGATCCCGACGTCGCCTCGATCGTCGGCGAGGAGCGCCGACGGCAGGAATCGACGCTGTCGCTGATCGCCAGCGAGAACTGCGCCTCGCGGGCCGTCATGGCGGCCCAGGGCTCGTGTCTCACCAACAAGTACGCCGAAGGCGAACCGGGCGACCGTTACTACGCCGGTTGCGAACACGTCGACGACCTCGAACGGCTCGCGACGCGCCGCGCCGAGGAATTGTTCGACGTCGCACACGCGAACGTCCAGCCCCACGCCGGCACGCAGGCGAACGTCGCTGCGTACGAGGCGCTGCTCGAACCCGGCGACCGGATCTGCTCGCTGGGGATCGGCGACGGCGGTCACCTCAGTCACGGCCACCCCGCCACGCTCGTCGGTAGCCACTACGACGTCGCCACCTACGATGTCGATCCCGAGACCGGCTATCTGGACTACGACGCCGTCGAGGCGACGGTCCGCGACACCGACCCGGATCTCGTGGTCGCGGGCTACTCCGCGTACCCCAGAACCGTCGACTGGGAGCGCTTCCGCGAGATCGCCGACGCCGTCGACGCGTGGCTCCTCGCGGACATCGCGCACCTCACGGGGCTGATCGCCGCCGACGAGTATCCCTCGCCCGTCGGCGTCGCGGACGTCGTCACTGGTTCGACGCACAAGACGATCCGCGCGGGGCGGGGCGGCATCGTCATGACCGACGACGACTCGCTGGCGGACGACCTCGACGCCGCCGTCTTTCCCGGCGTCCAGGGCGGCCCGCTCGTCCACAATATGGCCGGCAAGGCAGTGGGTTTCGGCGAAGCCCTGCGCGGCGAGTTCGAGGGGTACGCCGAGCGAGTCCTCGACACGGCGGACGCCCTCGCGGAACGGCTCCAAAAGCGGGGCTACGCGCTCGTCTCGGAGGGCACGGACTGTCACTTCGCGCTTGTGGACCTCCGCCCAACGGATCCCGACCTGCCGGGGACGGCGGCCGAGGACGCGCTGGAGCGTGCCGGCCTCGTGGTCAGCCGCTCGGCGGTGCCGGGCGACGAGCGCCCGACCCACGTCGGGAGCGGGATTCGCCTCGGCACGCCGGCGCTCGTCTCGCGGGGCCTCGGCGTCCCGGAGGTGCGACAGGTCGCCGACTGGATCGCGGACGTCCTCGATGCGCCCGAGAACGAGGCCGTGATCGCCGGCACGCGGGCGAAGGTCAGGGAATGCTGCCTCGAGCACCCGATCTACGACGACGGCTGGACGCCGGCGACGTCGGCAGCGTCGGTCGAGGGCCCGAGTGACGGCCTCGACGACGCGCCGGAGGCGGATCGATGA
- a CDS encoding ABC transporter ATP-binding protein, with amino-acid sequence MPAVTVEDVVKRYGGGRFPRLGGSSRGDASGDRTAGDDASDRDGAGAVVALDGVSLTLERGEFRGLLGPNGSGKTTLFRLIAGLERPTAGTISRPDATVGYSFQRPCFFADLTVSENLRVFHSLQDDPPGWDWVEDLIDGLRLDPAVHRVAADLSGGFSTKLDLALGLLSRPDVLLLDEPFTDVDDYSRRRIRAFLEDYQRDDRTILVSTHNVEDFAPVLDRVTVILDGTVRFDGEPAEDVLDQYRDILDG; translated from the coding sequence ATGCCCGCCGTCACCGTCGAGGACGTCGTGAAGCGGTACGGCGGCGGCCGCTTCCCGCGTCTCGGTGGATCGTCGCGAGGCGATGCATCCGGGGACCGAACCGCCGGAGACGACGCGTCGGACCGCGACGGTGCCGGCGCGGTCGTCGCACTCGACGGCGTCTCCCTGACGCTCGAACGTGGCGAGTTCCGCGGACTCCTCGGCCCGAACGGCTCGGGCAAGACCACGCTGTTCCGGCTGATCGCCGGCCTCGAACGCCCGACGGCGGGAACGATCTCCCGGCCGGACGCCACCGTCGGCTACAGCTTCCAGCGCCCATGCTTCTTCGCGGACCTCACGGTCAGCGAGAACCTCCGGGTGTTCCACTCGCTGCAGGACGACCCGCCCGGCTGGGACTGGGTCGAGGACCTGATCGACGGGCTCCGACTCGATCCCGCCGTCCACCGCGTCGCGGCCGACCTCTCCGGTGGCTTCTCGACGAAACTCGACCTCGCGCTCGGGCTGTTGTCCCGCCCGGACGTCCTGCTCCTCGACGAGCCCTTCACAGACGTCGACGACTACTCCCGCCGGCGGATCCGGGCGTTTCTCGAGGACTACCAGCGCGACGACCGCACGATCCTCGTCTCGACGCACAACGTCGAGGACTTCGCACCGGTGCTCGACCGCGTGACCGTGATCCTCGACGGCACCGTCCGCTTCGACGGCGAACCCGCCGAGGACGTCCTCGACCAGTACCGCGACATCCTGGACGGCTGA
- a CDS encoding DUF6293 family protein: protein MDDLAVPDRIHVAPVGYENDRIVLPAAELAADRLVLLVYDDETDHPSYLPEVRERLDDRGIPHESIPCDIFDFYDSIGTVGQVVSEFADADVYVNLATGTKITAIGGMIACMATGATPYYVRAEAYGPLTEADVAEGVRSLVELPTYPMEYPDPQQVATLRHLAAEGAATKKQLIRFAESADLPALADHEARNRKGKYRRLDARVLDDLDDNGYVSLDRSGRSTRVSITDAGRDALRAFAYLDPTGSVDDRSDASG, encoded by the coding sequence ATGGACGACCTCGCCGTTCCGGATCGGATCCACGTCGCGCCGGTGGGTTACGAGAACGACAGGATCGTACTGCCCGCCGCGGAACTCGCCGCGGACCGCCTCGTCCTCCTCGTGTACGACGACGAGACCGATCACCCCTCCTACCTCCCGGAGGTCCGCGAGCGTCTGGACGACCGGGGAATCCCACACGAATCGATCCCGTGTGACATCTTCGACTTCTACGACTCTATCGGTACCGTGGGGCAGGTCGTCAGCGAGTTCGCCGACGCGGACGTCTACGTCAACCTCGCGACGGGGACGAAGATCACTGCCATCGGCGGGATGATCGCCTGCATGGCGACCGGCGCGACCCCCTACTACGTCCGGGCGGAAGCCTACGGCCCGCTGACGGAGGCCGACGTCGCGGAGGGCGTTCGATCGCTCGTCGAACTACCGACCTATCCGATGGAGTACCCCGACCCACAGCAGGTCGCGACACTGCGCCACCTCGCTGCGGAGGGCGCCGCGACGAAGAAGCAGCTGATTCGGTTCGCCGAATCCGCGGACCTGCCGGCGCTCGCCGATCACGAAGCCCGGAATCGCAAGGGGAAGTACCGACGACTCGACGCTCGCGTGCTCGACGACCTCGACGACAACGGGTACGTCTCGCTCGACCGGAGCGGTCGATCGACCCGCGTCTCGATCACGGACGCCGGCCGCGACGCGCTACGGGCCTTCGCGTATCTCGACCCGACGGGATCCGTGGACGATCGTAGCGACGCATCGGGGTGA
- a CDS encoding alpha/beta fold hydrolase, with translation MRPAVEHDDVTGSGVYVGGNELRYIRTGEGNGDPVLLLHGGIVDAAHLSWGSAIGPLAADHDVYALDLLGYGLSDAPDVPYTMDRHVETVAGFMDVVGLDSAHLVGTSLGGGIGIQLALEQPEKVEKLVPVSAFGLGTELPNGRRTWLLSQLGFLNRIGLWLASKNRSIATSSLDSVVSDPDALPEELVDAFFRELQRPKAGKAYRSWRKQEVGYGGWNTYYYTRLDDLTCPALFVHGGQDDVFPARWAERAAGIAPQGEVEVFEDAAHWLPRDRPDRLEKLLVAYLRE, from the coding sequence ATGCGCCCCGCTGTCGAGCACGACGACGTCACCGGATCGGGGGTCTACGTCGGCGGCAACGAACTCCGCTACATCCGGACTGGCGAGGGGAACGGCGACCCAGTCCTCCTGCTCCACGGCGGTATCGTCGACGCCGCCCACCTCTCCTGGGGCTCCGCGATCGGCCCGCTCGCCGCCGACCACGACGTCTACGCGCTGGACCTGCTGGGCTACGGTCTGAGCGACGCGCCGGACGTTCCCTACACGATGGACCGTCACGTCGAGACCGTCGCGGGATTCATGGACGTCGTCGGCCTCGATTCGGCCCACCTCGTCGGGACCTCGCTGGGCGGCGGGATCGGGATCCAGCTCGCGCTGGAGCAGCCCGAAAAGGTCGAGAAGCTGGTGCCGGTCAGCGCGTTCGGGCTCGGAACCGAGCTCCCGAACGGTCGCCGGACCTGGCTCCTCTCGCAGCTGGGCTTTCTCAACCGGATTGGGCTCTGGCTCGCCTCGAAGAACCGCTCGATCGCAACATCGAGCCTGGACAGCGTGGTGAGCGATCCCGACGCGCTGCCCGAGGAGCTGGTCGACGCGTTCTTCCGTGAGTTGCAGCGCCCGAAAGCGGGGAAGGCGTATCGGAGCTGGCGAAAGCAGGAGGTCGGTTACGGCGGCTGGAACACCTACTACTACACCCGGCTGGACGACCTGACGTGTCCGGCGCTGTTCGTCCACGGCGGGCAGGACGACGTGTTCCCAGCACGGTGGGCCGAGCGAGCGGCTGGAATCGCCCCGCAGGGCGAGGTCGAAGTCTTCGAGGACGCCGCCCACTGGCTCCCGCGGGACCGGCCCGACCGGCTGGAGAAATTGCTCGTCGCGTATCTGCGGGAGTGA
- a CDS encoding ABC transporter permease produces MDLIALLYKEAITVRRNLAPILLLVVLLPSAFALGTVVYQNTVPQDVPVAVVAEDDSTTEHDMQIVREGVRIFGEPREYERTEAAVDALTREQVYLVIEVPGGLDDPNATANFTVHADRGIVPFHEPSEVATDILNEELDALLAADVNARLERVGRDPSLSEYLVPTATMFFVVLYSLVFLPRQVRSERQVFDRLRTDSSLEAVLASKLIVWGLLLGVGIASIGLVTGYLGYSVAVFSPLVFGSVALSFVYLAATGLAVLFAMDCSESAIYVNFTIAGVTFAASSLFFPVGFFSSLRATIARLLPTHYSTVTMRSGMLKSVDPTLYLDYFGYMLVASIVALALLELSLVRYRRAA; encoded by the coding sequence GTGGACCTGATCGCCCTGCTGTACAAGGAGGCGATCACCGTCCGGCGGAATCTCGCGCCGATTCTCCTGCTGGTCGTCCTGTTGCCCAGCGCGTTCGCGCTCGGGACCGTCGTCTACCAGAACACCGTCCCGCAGGACGTCCCGGTGGCCGTCGTCGCGGAGGACGACTCGACGACCGAGCACGACATGCAGATCGTCCGCGAGGGCGTCCGGATCTTCGGCGAGCCCCGCGAGTACGAGCGTACGGAGGCCGCCGTCGACGCCCTCACACGCGAACAGGTGTACCTCGTGATCGAGGTGCCGGGCGGCCTCGACGATCCGAACGCGACGGCGAACTTCACCGTCCACGCCGACCGGGGAATCGTCCCCTTCCACGAGCCCTCCGAGGTGGCGACCGACATCCTGAACGAGGAACTCGACGCGCTCCTGGCAGCCGACGTCAATGCTCGCCTCGAGCGGGTGGGCCGCGATCCCTCGCTCTCGGAGTACCTCGTCCCCACCGCGACGATGTTCTTCGTCGTCCTCTACTCGCTGGTCTTCCTCCCGCGGCAAGTCCGCTCGGAGCGACAGGTGTTCGATCGCTTGCGGACGGACTCCTCGCTGGAAGCGGTCCTCGCGAGCAAGTTGATCGTCTGGGGGCTGTTGCTCGGGGTGGGGATCGCCTCGATCGGTCTCGTCACGGGCTATTTGGGGTACTCCGTTGCCGTGTTCTCCCCACTGGTGTTCGGCTCGGTTGCCCTGAGTTTCGTCTACCTCGCTGCGACGGGGCTCGCGGTGTTGTTCGCGATGGACTGCTCGGAGTCGGCGATCTACGTCAACTTCACCATCGCGGGCGTGACCTTCGCGGCGTCGAGTCTCTTCTTCCCGGTGGGCTTCTTCTCGTCGCTCCGGGCCACGATCGCCCGACTCCTCCCGACCCACTACTCGACGGTGACGATGCGCAGCGGGATGCTCAAGTCCGTCGATCCAACGCTGTACCTCGATTACTTCGGGTACATGCTCGTCGCCTCGATCGTCGCGCTCGCGTTGCTCGAACTGTCCCTGGTGCGGTACCGGAGGGCAGCCTGA